In one Alnus glutinosa chromosome 12, dhAlnGlut1.1, whole genome shotgun sequence genomic region, the following are encoded:
- the LOC133851231 gene encoding protein transport protein SEC23 A, whose translation MANPPQPSLGYAVSITPSNPPTEKSPIPPPPSISPTPPRFPLPKLQQDQSPSSIESSNVPSPANGVKSGSPIPHLSTPPGPPVFTSPVRPAAVPFRSSPASPQPVAFSSGSFLPMSSPPNLSNGSAELQQQISDGTENSVSAGELPYVLFSAHKILKQKKQANVPSLGFGALVSPGREISPGPQIIQRDPHRCQSCGAYANFYSNILTGSGQWQCVICRELNGSEGEYVAPSKEDLRNFPELSSPVVDYIQTTNKRPGFIPVSDSRISAPIILVIDECLDEPHLQHLQSSLHAFVDSLHPSTKLGIILFGRTVSVYDFSEESIASADVLRGDKSPTQESLKALIYGSGIYLSQIHASLPVAHAIFSSLRPYKLNLPEASRDRCLGTAVEVALAIIQGPSAELSRGVVKRSGGNSRIIVCAGGPNTYGPGSVPHSLSHPNYPHMEKTALKWMEQLGREAHRHNIVVDILCAGTCPLRVPVLQPLAKASGGVLVLHDDFGEAFGVNLQRASTRAAGSHGLLEVRCSDDILITQVVGPGEEAHVDTHETFKNDSSLYIQMISVEETQSFSLSMETKRDIKSDYIFFQFAIQFSNVYQADISRVITVRLPTVDSVSAYLESVQDEVAAVLIAKRTLLRAKNHSDAVDMQKTIDERVKDIALKFGSQVPKSKLYRFPKELSLLPELLFHLRRGPLLGSIIGHEDERSVLRNLFLNASFDLSLRMIAPRCLMHREKGTFEELPAHDLAMQSDAAVVLDHGTDVFIWLGAELAADEGRSAAALAACRTLAEELTEVRFPAPRILAFKEGSSQARYFVSRLIPAHKDPPYEQEARFPQLRSLTTEQRMKLKSNFIHFDEPSFCEWMRSLKLVPPEPS comes from the exons ATGGCTAATCCACCACAGCCTTCCCTCGGATACGCTGTTAGTATCACTCCGTCAAATCCTCCCACCGAGAAAAGTCCaattcctcctcctccttcaaTTTCCCCCACACCTCCCAGATTTCCTCTACCAAAATTACAACAAGATCAGAGTCCATCTTCAATAGAAAGCTCAAATGTACCATCTCCAGCCAATGGTGTTAAAAGTGGCAGCCCCATTCCTCATTTAAGCACTCCCCCTGGACCTCCTGTCTTTACTTCACCTGTCCGCCCTGCTGCTGTGCCTTTCCGCTCTTCGCCTGCATCTCCTCAGCCAGTTGCATTTTCTTCGGGTTCATTTTTGCCAATGTCTTCACCTCCCAACCTTTCAAATGGATCGGCTGAGTTGCAGCAGCAAATTTCCGATGGTACAGAGAACTCGGTGTCAGCTGGGGAATTACCATACGTTCTATTTTCAGCTCATAAG ATTTTGAAACAGAAGAAGCAAGCAAATGTACCCAGTTTAGGTTTCGGGGCGTTGGTTTCTCCTGGGAGGGAGATTTCACCAGGTCCTCAAATAATACAACGTGATCCTCATCGCTGTCAAAGTTGTGGAGCCTATGCAAATTTCTATAGCAACATATTAACTGGTTCAGGCCAGTGGCAGTGTGTTATTTGTCGTGAACTGAATGGAAGTGAGGGTGAATACGTAGCTCCCAGCAAGGAAGATCTTCGTAACTTTCCAGAACTGTCGTCGCCTGTGGTTGATTATATTCAAACTACTAACAAGAGACCCGGTTTTATTCCAGTTTCTGATTCAAGAATCTCTGCACCCATTATTCTTGTCATAGATGAGTGCTTAGATGAACCACACCTCCAGCACTTACAGAGCTCCCTACATGCATTTGTCGATTCACTTCACCCATCAACAAAATTAGGAATTATTTTGTTTGGTCGCACAGTATCAGTTTATGATTTTTCAGAGGAGTCGATTGCATCTGCTGATGTGCTTCGTGGTGACAAATCACCAACGCAGGAGTCATTGAAAGCATTGATTTATGGAAGTGGCATATATTTGTCCCAAATTCATGCTTCACTACCCGTAGCACACGCCATATTCTCATCACTGAGGCCATATAAATTAAACCTTCCAGAAGCTTCCAGAGACCGGTGCTTGGGCACAGCAGTTGAGGTTGCTCTCGCTATAATTCAAGGGCCATCAGCAGAGTTGTCTCGAGGAGTAGTTAAAAGGTCAGGTGGAAATAGCAGAATTATTGTGTGCGCTGGTGGACCTAATACTTATGGCCCTGGATCTGTCCCTCATTCTTTAAGTCACCCAAATTATCCTCATATGGAAAAGACAGCGTTGAAATGGATGGAACAACTAGGTCGGGAGGCTCATCGGCACAATATAGTGGTTGACATTCTATGTGCTGGAACATGCCCTCTAAGAGTTCCTGTTTTGCAGCCTCTCGCAAAAGCCTCTGGGGGTGTTTTGGTTCTACATGATGACTTTGGAGAAGCCTTTGGCGTAAACTTGCAAAGAGCATCTACCAGGGCAGCAGGTTCCCATGGTTTGTTGGAAGTACGCTGTTCTGATGATATTCTGATAACTCAAGTTGTGGGTCCTGGTGAAGAGGCACATGTAGATACTCATGAAACATTTAAGAATGACTCTTCTTTATATATTCAAATGATTAGTGTTGAAGAAACGCAGAGCTTCTCACTTTCCATGGAAACTAAAAGAGATATTAAGAGTGATTACATATTTTTTCAGTTTGCAATCCAGTTTTCAAATGTGTATCAAGCTGATATATCCAGAGTTATCACTGTTAGATTGCCAACTGTGGATAGTGTTTCGGCATATCTTGAGAGTGTTCAAGATGAAGTGGCAGCCGTTCTTATTGCCAAGAGGACCCTGTTGCGAGCCAAAAACCATTCTGATGCAGTTGATATGCAAAAAACAATAGATGAAAGAGTTAAAGACATTGCTTTGAAGTTTGGGTCCCAAGTACCAAAGTCAAAGCTTTATCGGTTCCCCAAAGAGCTCTCGTTATTACCAGAGCTCCTATTTCATCTCAGAAGGGGCCCACTTTTGGGAAGTATTATTGGCCATGAAGATGAGAGGTCTGTATTACGGAATTTGTTTCTGAATGCATCCTTTGATCTCTCACTCCGAATGATAGCTCCTCGTTGTCTAATGCACCGGGAAAAGGGTACTTTTGAGGAACTGCCAGCTCATGACCTTGCTATGCAGTCTGATGCAGCAGTTGTTCTTGACCATGGCACAGATGTCTTCATTTGGTTG GGTGCTGAACTTGCTGCTGATGAAGGAAGAAGTGCAGCTGCTTTGGCAGCTTGCAGGACATTGGCTGAAGAGCTAACTGAAGTGCGATTTCCAGCTCCTCGGATCCTTGCTTTTAAG GAGGGGAGCTCTCAGGCTCGGTATTTTGTTTCTCGGCTCATACCAGCACACAAGGATCCTCCATACGAGCAG GAGGCACGATTCCCCCAGCTCCGGAGTCTGACAACAGAACAGCGAATGAAGCTGAAAAGCAATTTTATTCACTTTGATGAGCCTAGCTTCTGTGAGTGGATGCGAAGCTTGAAATTGGTGCCGCCAGAACCAAGCTAA